One window from the genome of Hoplias malabaricus isolate fHopMal1 chromosome X2, fHopMal1.hap1, whole genome shotgun sequence encodes:
- the LOC136676555 gene encoding CD81 antigen-like, whose translation MGVEGCTKCIKYMLFFFNFIFWLAGCVILGVSLWLRHDQKTSSLLDLKYDGTEAPSTFYISVYILIAVGAVMMFVGFLGCYGAIQESQCLLGTFFACLVILFACEVAAGIWGFIHKDKISKELINFYDNVYDRGLIETATDKKQAAATVLKAFHESLQCCGKGFTTSVLTSWTTDLCPEKQGLKLQDNCHDKISALFTEKIYLIGIAALVVAVIMIFEMIFSMVLCCGIRNSPVY comes from the exons ATGGGTGTGGAGGGCTGCACGAAATGTATCAAATACATGCTTTTCTTCTTCAATTTCATTTTCTGG CTGGCTGGATGTGTAATCCTGGGTGTGTCTCTTTGGCTCCGTCATGACCAGAAAACCAGCAGTCTCTTGGACCTGAAGTATGATGGCACAGAGGCACCCAGTACCTTCTACatca GTGTCTACATCCTGATTGCTGTTGGTGCTGTGATGATGTTTGTTGGCTTCCTCGGTTGCTATGGAGCAATCCAGGAGTCTCAGTGCCTGCTCGGAACA TTCTTCGCTTGCTTGGTCATCTTGTTTGCCTGTGAGGTTGCTGCCGGGATCTGGGGATTTATCCACAAAGACAAG ATTTCTAAAGAGCTGATAAACTTCTATGACAACGTATATGATAGAGGATTAATAGAGACTGCTACTGACAAGAAACAAGCTGCTGCAACTGTGCTCAAGGCCTTTCATGAATCT CTGCAGTGCTGTGGCAAGggtttcaccacctcagttcTCACTAGCTGGACAACTGATCTATGCCCTGAAAAACAAGGACTTAAATTGCAAGAT AACTGTCATGATAAAATCTCAGCTCTATTCACTGAGAAGATCTACTTGATTGGCATCGCTGCCTTGGTTGTTGCTGTCATCATG atcttTGAGATGATCTTCAGCATGGTGCTGTGCTGTGGCATCCGGAACAGCCCTGTGTATTGA